In a genomic window of Diabrotica undecimpunctata isolate CICGRU chromosome 2, icDiaUnde3, whole genome shotgun sequence:
- the LOC140433842 gene encoding uncharacterized protein encodes MITETVISASPVLLNISPPQILQESNTLVSSQVLHTQNVLVSAPILKTVNLSPLVIENLTQVPPSCGVQAELANIPPQTRIQIQDISQHETLNALNIRQVNKLSIQAQNILTPTFLHFNKIPTQKTIDLLLIATPCECAVHVNFLKIIPSRNKSIVPPLTHENQILLSQPRIDTDVIKFLLIQTVLTHTTSQSNSLDSVEPAFSSVTVALPFVEGQVTTAPAVPNNILLLEAQSALPPPDMVNVNVTCPTPLFTVHQVQTFANQITHSVASHTIKNYANIDNIVTSANNLERLHILYSQLRSLLNIHGFQLYKIYLNSRAFSNEHNMIFTSEVNLDLVSSFSKVLGINSSPYQDDFSFKLPICEEAPPLPKRKLCTYVSRMYNSLGKLLTFRVHSKSFLQRIWSLPLDWDSDILDDLLISDWKSLLDTFQSISKIITFPRCLTLPLPKSDMQLHCFTDASQDIYAACVYLRVVYSDNTVTSRLIASKTRIAPLKNKLTIPRLELSGILLGVTLTRKVLEVLSKNVTISEVHIFSDSLIALTWILTTKFTWNPFVLHRVSQIKELSKSFLFHHVSSSLNVADLPSRASDITQSILKKLWTEGPPFLVSSVIDYSQFRIKEWTGDLLELRHTQVTLSTTSDISQVNNTLETLFNKCSSFSKIQRTLAYVFRFLSNLRKRHTNSPLELGPLQVCEISSSTTVIVKYIQSQAFPKEFHELKHRKIISDKTIRALNPFLSEKTGLLHVGGRLEFAPISFEQKHPLLLPSNHSVVKLMIKQMHVKLGHAGALTTLSNFRSKYCPISGLRQTKKIIHDCVKCFRFMTPKSTQLMADLHPDRVLSTRPFQKVSVDYGGFFMIRSSHLRKAPLYKAYIAFFICMTTKCVHIELVTGLTADAFILTLKRFIARRSAPEIIWSDNATNFYGARNQLLELNELFKSKNFSQRITNFCSENSIRFKFGVPRNPSQFGLHEVGIKGAKYHLYRLVGNLRFTFEVFYTIICQIEAILNSRHITQLSNDPNDLSVLTPGHFLVGKSLTSPPEPDLSEIPQNRLSLFQHISKIHQTFWKRWSVEYLHMTQSRSKWNIATDPLKIGDVVLIKDEETPPLLWPLAKIIEVLPGKDSLVRTVRVSTPNGEYFRLIKKARLPFNQ; translated from the coding sequence atgattactgAAACTGTAATATCTGCATCTCCCGTGCTTCTTAACATTTCTCCCCCACAAATATTACAAGAATCAAATACCTTGGTTTCAAGTCAAGTTTTACATACACAAAATGTTTTAGTTTCTGCTCCTATTCTAAAAACTGTCAATTTGTCTCCATTGGTTATTGAAAACTTAACTCAAGTACCGCCTTCTTGCGGTGTGCAAGCGGAATTGGCTAATATACCTCCCCAAACTCGTATACAAATTCAAGATATCTCTCAACATGAAACTTTAAATGCTCTAAATATACGACAGGTTAATAAACTCTCTATTCAAGCTCAGAATATACTCACTCCCACTTTCTTACATTTCAATAAAATTCCTACACAAAAAActattgatttattattaattgcaacacctTGTGAATGTGCTGTacatgtcaattttttgaaaattatccctTCTCGGAATAAATCCATTGTTCCTCCACTAACACACGAAAATCAAATACTCCTCTCACAGCCTCGTATTGACACGGATGTCATCAAATTTCTCTTAATACAAACTGTTCTTACTCATACCACCTCACAATCTAATTCATTAGATTCAGTAGAACCTGCCTTTTCTTCTGTTACCGTGGCCCTACCATTCGTAGAGGGCCAAGTAACAACAGCTCCTGCAGTGCCCAACAATATTCTGTTACTGGAGGCCCAGTCTGCATTGCCGCCTCCTGATATGGTGAACGTTAATGTAACGTGCCCTACTCCGTTGTTTACTGTCCATCAGGTTCAAACTTTTGCTAACCAAATCACACACTCAGTAGCCTctcatactataaaaaattatgcaaatatcGACAATATCGTGACCAGCGCCAATAACTTGGAAAGGTTACACATACTTTATTCTCAACTACGCTCGCTTCTGAACATTCACGGTTTCCAactgtataaaatatatttaaattctcgTGCCTTTTCAAATGAGCATAATATGATCTTCACTTCAGAAGTCAATCTTGACTTAGTTAGTAGCTTCTCTAAGGTCCTAGGTATTAACAGTTCACCTTATCAAGACGATTTTTCTTTTAAGTTGCCTATTTGTGAAGAGGCGCCTCCCTTAccaaaaagaaaattatgtacCTATGTTTCTCGAATGTATAACTCCTTAGGAAAACTCTTAACCTTTAGAGTACACTCTAAATCTTTCTTACAACGTATCTGGTCATTGCCCTTAGACTGGGACAGTGATATACTGGATGACCTATTGATCTCGGATTGGAAATCATTATTGGATACATTCCAATCAATatctaaaataattacatttcccAGATGCCTGACACTTCCACTGCCTAAATCGGATATGCAATTACATTGTTTCACCGATGCCTCTCAGGACATTTATGCTGCTTGTGTCTATCTTCGAGTCGTGTATAGTGACAACACAGTCACGTCTCGCCTCATAGCATCGAAAACTAGAATAGctccactaaaaaataaactaactatTCCTCGGTTAGAATTGTCTGGTATCTTATTAGGTGTCACTCTTACTAGAAAGGTACTTGAGGTTCTTTCAAAAAACGTCACAATATCTGAAGTTCACATATTTTCAGACAGCCTCATCGCTTTAACATGGATTTTAACAACCAAATTTACATGGAATCCATTTGTACTTCATCGTGTCAGTCAAATCAAAGAATTAAGTAAATCCTTTTTATTTCATCATGTAAGTTCCTCTTTAAACGTAGCAGATTTGCCCTCTAGAGCCTCAGATATCACTCagtcaattttaaaaaaattgtggacCGAAGGTCCCCCCTTTTTAGTTTCCAGTGTAATAGACTACTCTCAATTCAGGATAAAAGAATGGACGGGAGATTTACTGGAACTCAGACACACTCAGGTTACTTTAAGCACAACCTCTGACATATCTCAAGTGAATAATACGCTTGAAaccctttttaataaatgttcgtcattttcaaaaattcagagaACTCTGGCATATGTTTTTCGTTTTCTCTCAAATCTAAGAAAAAGACATACTAATTCACCTTTAGAATTAGGACCACTGCAGGTTTGTGAAATAAGCTCCTCCACCACTGTGATTGTTAAGTACATACAATCACAGGCCTTTCCTAAAGAATTTCATGAGTTAAAACATCGGAAAATAATCTCTGATAAAACTATCAGGGCACTAAACCCCTTCCTCTCTGAGAAAACTGGACTTCTTCATGTAGGTGGTAGATTAGAATTTGCCCCTATCTCTTTCGAACAGAAACATCCCTTGCTACTACCATCTAATCATTCAGTTGTcaaattaatgataaaacaaatgcATGTTAAATTGGGACATGCAGGTGCCTTGACCACGTTGTCAAATTTTCGTTCGAAATATTGTCCTATCTCTGGACTAagacaaacaaagaagataatacacGACTGTGTGAAATGTTTCCGTTTCATGACACCCAAGTCAACACAACTTATGGCAGATCTCCATCCCGATCGTGTTCTCTCGACAAGACCTTTCCAAAAGGTCTCAGTAGATTACGGAGGTTTTTTCATGATCCGATCCTCTCATCTTAGAAAGGCTCCATTATACAAAGCATACATAGCCTTCTTCATATGTATGACCACCAAATGTGTTCATATCGAACTTGTCACCGGCTTAACAGCTGATGCTTTTATTCTCAcccttaaaagatttattgcaaggCGGAGTGCTCCCGAGATTATATGGTCAGACAATGCTACTAATTTCTATGGTGCCCGCAATCAGCTTCTTGAGTTAAACGAACTCTTTAAAAGTAAGAACTTCTCGCAGAGGATTACTAATTTCTGCTCTGAAAActctattcgttttaaatttggaGTGCCTCGTAACCCTTCTCAATTTGGGTTGCATGAGGTAGGGATTAAAGGTGCCAAATACCATCTTTATCGTCTTGTAGGAAATCTTCGTTTTACCTTTGaagttttttatacaataatttgtcaaatcgaagccattttaaaCTCAAGACATATCACTCAGCTCTCAAATGATCCAAACGATCTCTCAGTCTTAACGCCCGGACACTTCCTTGTAGGAAAAAGTCTCACAAGTCCACCAGAACCAGATCTCTCAGAAATACCACAGAACCGTCTTTCCCTCTTTCAGCATATCTCGAAAATTCATCAAACCTTTTGGAAAAGGTGGTCggtggaatatttgcatatgacCCAAAGTAGGAGTAAGTGGAACATCGCTACTGATCCTTTAAAGATAGGTGATGTTGTACTAATTAAAGATGAAGAGACTCCCCCACTCCTCTGGCCTCTGGCAAAGATTATCGAAGTGCTCCCAGGTAAAGACTCTCTTGTTCGAACTGTTAGGGTATCCACACCTAATGGCGAATACTTTAGGTTAATAAAGAAAGCTAGGTTACCCTTTAACCAATAG